agtatTAAAAACGCTGTTTCTAAATCTATTCTATGTGGGAGGTACTCGATAAAGGGGTTCGTTTAATGTCTGTGTAAACGACTTCAATTATACGTGGGTTCTGGGGAATTAAACCAGTATAATCGGACATGAAGTTTTTGTAAGACTATACATGGATGACCACCAACCTGTCAAGAAAGTTGGTTTATCCTCCCGGAAATCGTATGTCACCCAACTTTGATCATCGTCATCAGATCCAGATTGCGAGCTTCCTGCATAGCCAcacttcaaattattttgtgagcaACACCTGGCGATGGCATGAACACCTATAACAGTGAAAAAAGACATAAGGTGTTCACGTGACCAAGGTTTGGCACGGCGTGTGTAAATTGTCTTATCTCCTGGAGATGACGCATCAGGGTCAGTCAAGCAGTAAAAGCCAGGTCAGGTATCAACTTTGCAAATGAGTTTGATTTCCATACAAAATACTAAATGCAAAGTAGCTCTCTAATTCCCATACGTGTGGCGTCTCGGAAGGGTACATCTGATTGGTAGATTTGTAATCATCTACAGCAAGTGAAGGAGTCTATTGAgtgtttgaaatgaataaattatttaaaagATATTCAACCAACTATTTGGCTACAAGCTTCAAAGACGCTGCACTTTTTGATTTAATGTTTTTATAGTGAGGCTGGAAATCAGGTAATTTTGTCCAAACGTTGACACTCTTCCCCCTTGATATTTCTGTGGGAAATACTCATGATTTTTCAATTCTTTCGAAAATCATGTGAATTCGAGACTGCAGGATAACGCATCATCAAATTTACATCTGCAACATTGACTCCTTCGTTAAAACACCAGATTATGCAAAATAACTCACAGGGATTGCAAATGATTGTATCTATCCAGAGATTGCAAGATTTCTCTATCTGTAGACATATATATAGTGTTATACTCAAACGCACCGGTCCCTCCGGCACCGTTTCGTGCCACACAGGTCACTACGCCATCGTCCGATACTTCGATGAACTCTCCGTCTCGAGTCCCATGTCCCCCTGGACCAGGTTGGTAGCTAACACAACTTGTCATATGATCATCGCCTTCACAGGTTACTCTAGCCTGATCATCATCGGTTGTGCCTGACAGTTCCGATTGCCGTGTAACACACGTCAGCTTGCCACCTGCGCAAACAGATAGAATATTGCAAGGTTTACTTTCAGATTTCGCATTTATCATTGAACCAGATGTTCAAAGGCAAGTTGCCTCAGAAATTCCTACCGAACCGAATTTGCATGATACTCTACAACATCTATTTGTATCTTACAAAGTCTAGCAAAGTTTCATTTGTGAAGTCACTTTTTGAAAACCACCTGTTATGTGTATACGTGTGCATGAACGGATGTATGAATGGCCGTACGGATGGATTGATTGGGTTGGTAAATGGACATACATTTACTCACTTGTAAAGTCTGCGGTGATTCCGATTATAAGGACCAGTAATGTAAGATCCATCATCGTCTTGAATTTTTTCTCCGATTGAGATCTTGAAAgagcaaaattacaataaacaGTGCAGAATTACGATTTTACAGCATATGTGATATGACATGTGAAAGCAAAATGTGGACATTTTTATGAGCTGTTGTTCGCGTAGTAGGAGTAAAGTGGTCATCTTCCCTTCGATTATTTGAGAAGCGCCAGTATTTACTGTATGAACGATATGTTCCGATCAAATATATGACGTTTTAGTAAGAAAGGTATTGTTgagaacatatatatatatatcctgtaTTATGTATAATATTTGGACTCGTCATATCGAAGACAATATTTCGATAGCGAATATGAATAAAAGGGTAAAAGAAAAGGTgacaaatttcattaatatatatattattatatatacattataCAGATACATTATATTTTCTTAAGCAAGGCGTAATAGACGATGCTGAAAAAGTTAGTCATCTGTTAGAGGACATCATTAATATTGTTAGCTAACTATTTCATAATTAATGAACAACAGTCTGCCTTCGATACCAAATTGTCAGAAAATTTACCTTATACTTGCCCATCAAGCGAAGCGCAATTCAAATGGTTTTGCGAAAAGTAGAGAAAAATCACTTCTTTTGGCAACAAgaatttatttcttttactCCTTACTTCAGTCAATGCCAATCATCTTTGTGAAACTGATTGATCGTGGTTCAAAgttccatttttgtttttaaaaaagtctCGTGGGTCGATTGAATGACCGAAAAAGAGCAAATGGATTTATGAGTGAGTCTCTTTGTAAgatctttcaaatatttttttcaggcaTCCTCAGAGGACGATTGATCGTAAAAGATTGGTACCTGTAGCACGATTACACAAAGGTTTATACACAATGAGTAAAGAGGAGAATATTGAACAAACTTACCTTAGAAATAGTATTTCAACGTAACTCTGAAGTCTAACATCTGGTAGAATTTTGCACAAtgtgtatgcatatatatactATACGATTATGgcataaatttacaaataattaTAAGTCAAGTCACATGACTTGCTGTTGCTTCCGTCTGCCATGCGCTGTCTCTTGCAAAACAGGAGCATTTTCATGACTTTTCAAATGTAGAAGAAATAGTCAAAAGTGATGACACACTTTCTGATTTTGGTTTAATTCAGTGAGAACGTATATTAGGATTTATActtaaatgttaaaaataatttCCATAAAGTAAAACAGAAACCATCAAGGATTGTAGCGTATAAAGGACCCGCAGTTAGTTCCCCTTTACTAATAATTTATGAATGAGAAAACTATCCGATAATACAGGGTATGTCAATGCATATCATTTTGTGGTGTCAATTTTAGTCCCAGCTTGGATAGATACAGCCTAAAGAAACCGCTACATTCCCATAAATTTATcgcgatttattcaaagttcatcgatggaatattttacgtTTGTTTTCATCATAGGTCGAACAATTTAATAATGAGTTTACTACATCGCTAAACTTGGGTAAAGAAGAACTATTTGCGCAAGAAAATTCTTTAATTTCTTGATCAGACAATACCGGAAAAGAAAACATAACGTTTCAGGACTGAAATTAGACATCAGACCTTTTTAAAGCAGTCACCCGATATCGATTCATGACAAACAATGACAACGCAAGGTGAATGCTCTCGGCCGCCTGCCACATGGATGTATAACTTGTTCCTATTGCCGTGCAACGGTAAAAAGTACGGGTCTATTTTCTGTGTGAAGGTTTATTTGATTATGATACTACATAtgtcattaaagggacaaagtcgcccatttttcatgatttttttataCGAGATacaacttatattgtttgacatgttgaaagatgctgtgtgaatgggtgaccatgcatactCGACCCcatttttagacaaattaaatgaaaccagcgcggaaatgaattaatggtcatgaccattaattcattttccagatgatttcatgtatcgtgtctaaaaccggggtcgaatatatgcatggtcacccaccCATTCATTTagcatctttcaacatgtcaaacaatataagtagtacctcgtatcaaacaaaattcatgaaaaaatgggcgactttgtccctttaaagcacAGCAttctcaattttgttgaaaacctTTGTATTGACGTCGTTCTGGAAGACGTGAAGATGATCAGtgaaagattgtggtatttggAGCACCATTTCATGGCGTCCACGTAAAGCGCCAAGCCCGGATACTGTCAGCAATAACCCTGTTAGAAACCGATTTATTGAAGTAGCTTGATGTTGGATAACTATTCCATGTATTCATAAAACAAAAGGATTtaccttggggggggggggtatcgttcgaaaataccaaatatttttgttttcaaatgaaatctAGACTAAAATTTGCTAATAATCAGTTTCATTGAACATTTCATAAATACAGGTCGTCGAAAATTGAGCACTAGGCAGAATGACATGATTTTGCATTCCTTGCACAGAACCAAAAAATGGTAAAGCAGAAAGAAACCAACAAGAAAACTTGCGTTTCTTGTCATTACGTCGACGCCCATAGCATTTTTATTACCGGTCAGTGACTCTGTTTTCAAAACAAGTGGTtaacgttttatgttcatatgCTGTATTAAATTCTGGCTATTTGATTCAAAGGGAGAGGAATTATTTATAACATGCATGATCTTACCACATTCCATGTCTCGACCTTGGAGCTCCTCCACGGGCAAAGAAAAACTTAAGAGAAGTTTTTAATGCAATGCACTGTCACTGGCTTCCAAAACACATCAAGAAAATTACAATGTATGTATAATGGCACATTGCCTAGAGGTACACTGACTGTGACTTTCGGAGCTTACTTGTAATCGACGGAAACAAACCATTTGTACAGACATCGCCTCGTGCAGAAATAAAAGCTGAGGGCTTAGTAGTGGAAATTGCAATCCCAAAGCTGTTTCAAAAGTTACCTCATTTATGTCAAACAACAAATCAGTGTATGCGATATTTGAAAACCAGCACCATTTCTTTCATTACACTTATTGTAAAGGAAGCAATATTAAGCGTACATATGGGTACATTTATACTATTGTACGTTTTTAAATTTAGACAGAATAGCGAAAAGAGGCAACTCGCTCTGAATACTAAATAGTTCGCCTAGACATAAATGTTTTATGTCCAGAGACTAATTTCATGTTACACATAGCCAATGTGTTATGCTGAAAGTACTCTAGTTGGCATTATCAATGGTTAAATAAGGAGGCGAAATCCAGCCCCGCAAGTGTCGAAAAATAGCGAACGTGTTTGGATTTGTcgttgtaaaattttccagaaGCATAGGGGCCGTGTAAAGGCGTGATCGAAGGATGCTTACACGTAGTTCCAGACCCAGTCTCGCTATCAGAAGTCTGTGAATTCGAGACTCTAACACGGTCTCACGCAATTATCGAGGCATTTTTCTCCGCACAACACTGCGTCATTTACTCTATTAATCAAGCGTTTCACTTACAAGAACCTTAATCATCTTGCAGTCTTCGTCATCTttaattaaagggccagtagtcatgactttactatttttcactattttgttttttttagtttggtagaatgcgcctctgggacaaatattttgactcaaacttttacaattcttttctgatctaccacttgtgggggtacattttaaagctttttccTCCGTcgacttaacacagggatggtagcaattttgaatttcaaatatcggtaaatcttgggcaatttgtttctctgtaccaaaatttgcacggcgacctctgatttttattcttgattttgaaaggaaatggttgaaagtttccttgaggaaagttttaacaaaagtttcagtcattcactttcaaggctCATACTACATTAATGTCAACCATAGCTTCTCATCCTCAAACAGTTATGGTTCATTACACACGCATAGTCATCGTAGTGGTCAGCTAAATAGTAAGTTAACATTTTTTGGATTTAGAACAAGATGTTGCAACTGACATACAAAAATAGAAGTAATGGTGAAAAACATCAAACGCTACAATTACGGGtcgtttaaggtagaacacgccttgggacggacatttagactCAAACgcttcttttctgatctaccacttgtgtggggctcattttgaagtcccTGGTAAAAGAAAATCTTTTACCgcctttgttttttgaaaatcggacaatttattttctccatagagttaacacaaggattgcagccattttgaatttcatgtatCGGTAAAGCTTGGGCAGTCTGTTtctatagtaccaaaatttgcatggtaacccTCAAGttttattattcttgattttgaaagagaaaagttgaaagattccttgagaaaagtttgggcaaaagtttaagtctttaactttcgaggcgcaaactaccaTAAGTTGAATCCCTGATCTGAAATTGTTAGATCTCTAAATCCCCGTTTTGATGTTGTGCAAATTTAAACGGTTGCGGTGCATGTGAGCGAGACTTTGGTCTTCTTGATATGTTGATGAAGGGGTGCGTTATTCCTTATTTTGTAATTACGCATACACATTATGTGTACAGTCATGTAAAACTGAATTTTGACTAACTCGTGAACATTGAATTTAATCATATAAGCATGGCTATATTTTACTTAAATGTAGAATCAAAACTTAAATTACTAGAAATGCTACGTCATTAATACTGATATTCTCCCAATTTTGCATATACTAGAACATGAACTTTTAAAGCAGTTGTTGTCTTCTAATTTGTATGTGAAAATAGCATCAACAAACTTTTATGTAACCAACATTCAAATTAGTAAGTAGTACACGACATAAGACTCAAATTCTGATTATTAATAATGTCCAATTTCTGACCGATCTTTGCAGGAATGTAAAATATAAGCATGAATTATGTACCTTCTTGTCAACTACATTTCAGAAACTTGAATTGCTCTGCGGTCCTCGAACgttgtgtttatttttgaagGTGTAAATTGTTACCACTGAATAACGATCTCTCAATCATTTTACCAAAACCGTAGAAGACTTTTGTAAAGGAAGAAGTATGCTGACCACTTCATTTTAAACTAGCATACAGAAcaacatttttactatttttataCGTCTGGTCCTACTTCGATTCGTTGCTGTGACGATACTGTATTAGTATTTGATTTGTAAACTTAATCCCAAGATATGAACTGGCAGAGTACTACAATAAGAAGTGTTTTAGCTAAATTTGTCATCACATACAAGTctaaatactgtgatacaaatgTTGCGACTGATACAACAACAGGTATAATAGCTGACCTGAAGCAACGCAACGGCTGCCGATAGCCAAATTGTAATTACCATACCATATGTAATTTCACCGTATTTGTAtcaatcaaaaaagaaaaaaaatagcgCAAACTACATGCCCATCAGTTTATTTTTAGTCACTTCCTTTTATGCTGGCTGAAGAATGATAATATTCGTTACCCTGGTGCTACAAGGACACCCATCTGTGACTTTGTGCCTCAATTTACTATGTTCTCCATGCTTCTTTCATATGCATCATTGTCTCATTTAATCAATCTGTCACTTGTTGCTGACTAAGACAGATTCGCCGCTTTATTTCCGAAGTGATGATAATAAAATCTTCATCAAAAccaaatgaatgaatggatgaatggatgaatgtatgaatgaatgaatggatgaatgaatgaatgaatgaatgaatgaatgaatgaatgaatgaatgaatgaaagaatgattgaatgaatgaatgaatgaatgaattaatatttatatctatttatatttatttaataaCCTCCTTTCAGGTCAGCATATTATTACAATTACCTTATCgttatcaaataaataaataaataaataatttaataacaattaattaatttataaaaaaataatttatgtcatttgtgctgcatcagacattctacttcgtctcgtgtctgacacagcac
The DNA window shown above is from Ptychodera flava strain L36383 chromosome 5, AS_Pfla_20210202, whole genome shotgun sequence and carries:
- the LOC139133266 gene encoding proprotein convertase subtilisin/kexin type 9-like; this encodes MMDLTLLVLIIGITADFTSGKLTCVTRQSELSGTTDDDQARVTCEGDDHMTSCVSYQPGPGGHGTRDGEFIEVSDDGVVTCVARNGAGGTGVHAIARCCSQNNLKCGYAGSSQSGSDDDDQSWVTYDFREDKPTFLTGCAVNTYWKNIDGAYPDSTKEEQLTDIKGNKCVAVNGSGGKGVWATAVYCSHSSLNCKAKWSAQSGGSQGDTAKVSCDDGWVLTGCNSYTWYKNNDGAYITDADECVAVNGGNGKWVQAVAICCED